A genomic region of Lytechinus pictus isolate F3 Inbred chromosome 2, Lp3.0, whole genome shotgun sequence contains the following coding sequences:
- the LOC129255085 gene encoding nodulation protein NolO-like, translating to MPAIIAFHTLHDANVTICEDGKLLAVLELERLFAKRYFCSGQRKSVFTEQWQKAIEVITKFTGLSSFDVAVCSWVLPSQREILKTLVKAEKWIMVDHHKCHATMGLYDSPFTHPLILSYDGGGNDGTFNVYQGNRQDGVKLIEKVRLNLGSPYRQVALAMPEVTGQEYDPESITTFMRFAPLALSGKVMGYAALGNVRDEWIPHFYEFYQDFLTPLMTIYNLGERLGVSLELNALDNTIARDVAATSQHVFTQLLLEQVSKFLDLYRKANNSDPDGIVLTGGCALNVHANQSVIEEFGLPVHVASAPNDCGISLGAAWSVECPKDRCPTLYSGLPLFDGNYLDAVAGERGASKATIAEVASLLVKGAIIGIVRGRQEFGPRALGHRSLVCYPNRLALKEEINKLKSREWFRPLCPAITERSAARMFLGRESSRKKRCKPIRDSSPPTPQSQVVSPLCLPAVQGDSPSDWMGLSPYMSFAPSLTEEAKQLFPAIAHYDGTARLQTVSSSSEPWFYSLLEKVGKQANDGGYEILLNTSFNIKGQPILNHMSTALEILDSSPEDTMTHVLIEDWLFIPRRKKTSGDESI from the exons ATGCCTGCCATCATAGCATTCCATACACTACATGATGCTAATGTCACCATTTGTGAAGATGGGAAACTTCTGGCTGTTCTGGAACTTGAAA gATTGTTTGCCAAGCGTTATTTCTGCAGTGGACA GAGGAAATCTGTTTTCACAGAACAATGGCAGAAAGCAATAGAGGTGATAACCAAATTCACTGGTTTGTCTTCTTTTGATGTGGCTGTCTGTAGTTG GGTGCTACCGTCACAAagagaaattttgaagacaCTGGTAAAAGCAGAAAA ATGGATAATGGTTGATCATCACAAGTGCCATGCTACAATGGGTTTATACGACTCGCCTTTCACTCATCCTCTAATCCTTTCCTACGATGGCGGAGGTAATGATGGAACGTTTAATGTTTATCAAGGAAACAGACAAGATGGAGTCAAACTTATCGAAAAG GTCCGTCTGAATTTGGGCAGTCCATACCGTCAGGTTGCCTTGGCGATGCCAGAAGTAACAGGGCAAGAGTATGACCCAGAATCGATCACCACATTCATGAGATTTGCCCCGCTTGCATTGTCAGGAAAG GTCATGGGCTATGCAGCACTTGGCAATGTAAGAGACGAGTGGATACCCCATTTTTACGAGTTCTACCAAGACTTCCTGACACCTCTTATGACTATCTACAACCTAGGGGAAAGACTAGGAGTG AGTCTAGAACTGAATGCTCTGGATAACACCATAGCCAGAGATGTAGCAGCAACAAGCCAGCATGTCTTCACTCAGCTTCTCCTAGAACAGGTCTCAAAGTTCCTGGACCTTTATCGCAAGGCCAATAACTCTGATCCAGATGGGATTGTCCTTACTGGGGGCTGCGCTTTG AATGTACACGCAAACCAGAGTGTAATAGAGGAGTTTGGTTTGCCGGTTCATGTTGCATCTGCCCCTAATGATTGCGGCATCTCACTTGGAGCAGCTTGGAGTGTTGAATG CCCTAAAGACCGATGCCCGACTCTCTATTCTGGTCTTCCCCTCTTCGATGGAAACTACTTGGATGCTGTTGCTGGAGAGAGGGGAGCGAGCAAGGCGACCATCGCAGAGGTAGCTTCTCTGTTGGTCAAGGGTGCCATCATTGGTATTGTGAGGGGTAGGCAAGAG TTTGGTCCAAGAGCCTTGGGACATCGCTCACTTGTCTGCTACCCAAACAGACTTGCCTTGAAGGAAGAGATCAACAAACTCAAATCACGGGAGTGGTTCCGCCCTCTTTGTCCAGCCATCACCGAGCGGTCTGCTGCTCGTATGTTTCTTGGGAGGGAGTCAAGCAGAAAGAAGAGATGTAAACCTATAAGAG ACTCATCTCCACCCACACCACAAAGTCAGGTTGTTTCACCGCTTTGCCTACCAGCTGTACAGGGGGATTCCCCCAGTGATTGGATGGGACTTTCCCCTTACATGTCATTTGCCCCGTCCTTAACAGAGGAGGCCAAGCAATTATTCCCAGCCATTGCACACTACGATGGTACAGCAAG GCTTCAGACAGTGTCATCTAGTAGTGAACCATGGTTCTATTCCTTATTAGAAAAGGTTGGCAAACAAGCCAATGATGGGGGCTATGAGATACTCCTCAATACATCATTCAATATCAAG